One Lemur catta isolate mLemCat1 chromosome 15, mLemCat1.pri, whole genome shotgun sequence genomic window carries:
- the SMIM36 gene encoding small integral membrane protein 36 gives MEFYLEIDPVTLNLIILVASYVILLLVFLISCVLYDCRGKDPSKEYAPEATLDAQPSIHLVVMQQSAPGAHWARGSGLHLGDRALLGKKSTMV, from the coding sequence ATGGAGTTCTACCTGGAGATCGACCCTGTCACCTTGAACCTGATCATCCTAGTTGCGAGCTACGTCATCTTGCTCCTGGTTTTCCTTATCTCCTGTGTGCTGTACGACTGCCGAGGCAAGGACCCCAGCAAGGAGTACGCTCCTGAGGCCACTCTCGATGCCCAGCCCTCCATCCACCTGGTGGTGATGCAGCAAAGTGCTCCTGGGGCCCACTGGGCAAGGGGGTCTGGTCTTCATCTGGGGGATCGTGCTCTGCTAGGGAAGAAAAGCACCATGGTGTGA